The Bacillus sp. B-jedd sequence TTATCGTCATCGGGATTGTTGTTGTCTTTTAGAACATTATAGCCGCGGACAAGCCTGTTCTTTAAGTCGGGATGGTTAAGGTCTACTCCTGTATCGACAAGAGCGATCGTTATATCCTTGGAGCCGCGCGAAATCGACCAGCCATTCTCCGTGCCAATCGCGGGGAGATTCCATTGGTACTGTTCACGGTAAAACACATCATTAGGCATGGGAAGGGCGTTCTGCATCAGAATATAATGCCGCTCCGCGAACTCGACGTCTTTTCTTTTGCCAAAATAATCGATCAACTGTTTGGTATTTAATGAATTCGACTTGAAAATATAGGTGGAGTTGAAATGATTCAGCAGTTCCCCATTAATTTCCCGCTTGATCCTCGAAAGCTCCTCCACAGAAGGATGGCCCATGAAATCAACGACAGCCTCATCTTTGACAAAATGGCTCGCATCCCGGTCATTATGATAAATCCAGTCAATTTTCGGGTGCTTTTCGAGCAATCTCCTCGTTTCCCCGCCATTCCAGACGTTATCCAATTCCGTAATTCGCAGCAGATGGCCGTCCCGCTCATGCAAATGCCGCAGCCCCTCCGTCATCTGTACCCGCGACGTCCGCTGCCTGCCTGTGTCCCCATCATCCAAAAACAACACGCCGCCCGCCAACATGGCAACAACCACAATTCCGCCGGCAACCAAAAACCTTTTTAACACCAACATCACCCCAAACAAAACTCTCTTATACCTATAGGGTGCAAACGAACCGCCGAAAATAACGGCGGAAATTAATGGGAAGCATTTAAAGGAATTTGTTACTTAAAGCAGAATGTTATTAACGAAGAGGAAAAGGGGGAAAATCTATGTTTCCACAATTAGAGACTGACAGGCTTTTACTGAGGGAAATTAGAAGTGACGACGCGGAAGCTCTTTTCGCTTGCTTTTCAAGTGAAGAGGTAACCCGCTTTTATGGAATGGAAACGATGGATGGCTTATTGCAGGCTGAAAACCTGATTGAGCTGTTTTCAAGAAGATATGAAGAAAAAGTCGGCATTCGCTGGGGGATTGAAAGGAAGGGGGAAGCCGGCCTCATAGGTACAATCGGCTTCAATTCCTGGAACCCCAAAAACAAACGGGCAGAAATAGGCTATGAGCTTCATCCGGAGCATTGGCGAAAGGGATATGTTTCGGAGGCATTGGCAAAAGTACTTTCCTATGGCTTCGAAGCGCTTGACTTAAACCGCATCGGAGCAGTCGTTTTCCCCGAAAACGAGGCTTCAAACAGACTTTTGCATAAAGCCGGCTTTGAAAAGGAAGGGCTTTTAAGGGAATACATGTGCCAAAACGGAATTGCGCATGATACAAATAGTTATTCGATATTAAAAAAATCATTCATAGAGGCTCAGGCTAGGCAAAATGGTGAAGCTGTGCCAGCTGCAAATTAAATAACCCCGCCCGGCATAAAATGATAGAGGAAGCCGCAGACAAAGTGTAGAATATAAGTGCAGACAAGATAATCCCTTAAAGGAAGCGGGTGTTTGTTTTGATCGAAACGAAAAAGGAAGTTATGAGCTGGGGAAAGTCGTTTTTAATTGCTCTTATTATCGCGCTGGCAATCCGGGCCTTTTTATTCTCGCCTTATATAGTCGATGGAGCGTCGATGGAACCGACTCTTCATGATCACGAGAAAATATTCGTCAACAAACTGGGCTCCGTCCAGAGAGGGGACATCATTGTCATCAAAGGTACCGGGGAGAATTATGTGAAGCGGGCTATCGGCTTTCCGGGAGACTCAGTTGAAGTGAAAAATGATCAATTATTTATAAATGGGAAACAAATAAAAGAACCTTATCTTTCTGAAAATCTGAAGGAGGCAAGGCTTCTCGGCGGCAAGCTGACAGGGGACTTTGGACCTTTAACCGTCCCAAAAGGGTCGCTGTTCGTCATGGGTGACAACCGACTGAAAAGCATGGACAGCCGCAATGGCCTTGGACTTATCAAGGAGTCGGCCGTCATTGGAAAAAGTGAATTTGTCTTCTTTCCCTTTTCAGATATCCGGACAGTAGAGTAATGATCGAAGCTGTTGATTTAAACAAATTATGAATATCCGTGCAAAAGTAAATAAAAACGGGTCCTGCCGCTGAAGCGGAGGGCCCGTTTTCGTTATGGGAGCCGGGTGCAGAACCCGGTCCTTACTCTTGTGTCTGCGGTGCTTTTTTGAACACTGTCTTGTTGATGAACGGAAGGACGTAGCGGTCAAGACCGTATTTACCTGCGTTAGCGCCTGCGACCAGGATGATGAAGCCCATCAGGATGTCAGTCGGGTTATGGCTCACAGTACCGGCAAGCATGAAGCTGAAGTTCATCACAAGTCCGAAGAACATAGCCGCGCTAGTGAGGCAGCCGAGAATCAGGCCAAGGCCGACAAGGAATTCACCCCAAGGAATCAGGACATTGAACAGTTCGACATTCGGAATGGCGAAGGCGTTCAGGAAGTTAACATACCAGCCATAGACGATTCCGTCCGGACCGGCGACCGGGTTGGCTGCGGCGCCTTTCAGGAAGCCGGCAGCGTCAAATCCTCCAGTGATTTTGTGGTAGCCGGCAGTCAGCCAGGCATACCCGAGATAGATCCGAAGGACGGCAAGAAGAGCGGCAGCAACTTTGTTTTCTCTTAAGAATTTGTTAAACATGAATAATTCCCCTTTTCGTTTTGAATTTAAATACGTTGTTTACACTGTTATCATAATCCGGTTTCCAATATTACGGTAGGGGATTTCCAGTATATTCAATAATTAGACAAAGCTTCTTGGCAAAACTGTGACAATGGTCACAACTAGATTTTTAAAAATGGCTCAGTTAATCGTGAGTGTTGATTTTCAATGAAGTTGATTGGAACGGAGGGGACTGACTCCGGCGGGATGAAGCGGCACGTGGAGACCCCACAGGCGTCTATGACGCCGAGGAGGCTCCATAAAGAATGCTCCTGCGCCACAGACTATTCGGGGAAGCGAACCTTCAGCTCGTCGCAAAGCTGCACGAAGCGAATTCATGGATGTTTCTCATGAAGTTGGTTCAGGTAGATGCTTCGCCCCGCGGAAAGCATGTCCCCGGAGTGGAAATCAGCAATCAGCAATAAAGGATAACCGAGTCTTAAAAATAAAAAGCCCCCTTCACCTGCGTGAAGGGGACCAATGTTTCTACATATGATTACTGTTGGAATTGCTTTTCTTTTTTGAGCACTGTTTTGTTGATGAATGGAAGGACGTAGCGGTCAAGACCGTATTTACCTGCGTTGGCGCCCGCGACCAGGATGATGAAGCCCATCAGAATGTCAGTCGGGTTATGGCTCACAGTACCGGCAAGCATGAAGCTGAAGTTCATCACAAGTCCGAAGAACATGGCCGCGCTAGTCAGGCAGCCAAGGATCAAGCCAAGGCCGACAAGGAATTCACCCCAAGGAATCAGGACATTGAACAGTTCGACATTCGGGATGGCGAAAGCGTTCAGGAACTCAACATACCAGCCGTAGACAATTCCATCCGGTCCTTGCACAGGATTGGCTGCTGCTCCTTTCAAGAAGCCGGCAGCATCAAAGCCTCCAGTCAGTTTGTGGTAGCCGGCAGTCAGCCAGGCATATCCGAGATAGAAACGAAGAATCGTAAGAAGGACGGCGGCAATATCATTTTTTCTTAAGAAAGAGTTAAACATGGAACATTCCCCTTTTCGTTATTAATTTTAATATGATGATTACACTGTTATCATAAATCGATTAACAACATTGCGGTAGGGGATTTCCAGTATATTCAATAATTAGACAAAGCTTCTTGGCGGAAGTGTGACAATGGTCACAACAGAGGTGGTGGTTTCGAGTTACAAGCGAATCCGAACCGATAAGAAAATCCTAACCAATTCTTCAAACTGCCGAAATAATTAAAAGCCGCAATCATCGTCCGATTGCGGCAAACTTGATTTATTCAAAATACAAGGTTCATTTTGCACATGAAAAAAGCCTCTACCCCCTGGTATAGGCTTTCTCCATTCCCACTCTAGGGAATATGAGGAGCAGACTTGCCCTATTCAGCAGTCATACCCTGCCTCAATTTAGCAGCTACTGCTAAATATACCATGGGCGACTTCAAACACTTCGCCCCGCGGCCACAAACCCGCCGCCCGAGAAAGCAAATCTTTCTCCAAAGTAGGCGTCCACACTGACAACCTGATAACCGATCCACATTAACACTAGTCAATGTACTGTTACCATTAACCATCACATTCCCGGTTATCCCTGTCCTGCGACGCTACATTACTTTCTTACCCGCATGAAACATTTTTAAAACCTTTTTTGCAAAAAAAATTAATTATTTTTTCCGGCGAGCCGCTTATGTAATAACAGGGCCACCCAAACAGCGAAAGAAACCCCAATCAACGTGAACAAATAAAATAAGGGAGAACCGGTCGTGCCAAATACAACTTCATTTTGGAGATAGGTGACGTTTTCCCATTGGCCGTCAATATCAGGGGTATAACTCGTTGTCTGGAAGTATCCTATCAAAAACATGCCTGAGAAATAAATAAAGTGCAGTAATGCTGAAAAGGTGACAGCTGTGATTAGATTTTTTATATTGCCTCCAAAAGCAAAGTAAACCATGCTATAATCCTAAACCCTAATCAATCTGGCTGGCAGCAGAGGTCGCCTTTGCCTGTTTCAAGAGCCGTTTTTAGGCTTCCAAGAACATCTGCCCAGGCGTTAGTGTGCCATTCGAATGCTTCGGCCCAGGCTTCATCCTCTTGGAAACCGATATGGTTGACGATAACCTTTGTTTGCTCTGGTCCCAGTTCTTCAAAATGGACCCGTACCTCTGTAAGGTTATTTTCTTGGTTCATTACATCCGCGAATGGGTCGGGACCTTTCCAAGTAAAATATAATTCCTTCTTTTCCTCAAGTTTCGTAATTTTGCAGCCACTGGTATTCATCCCGTTTTTATTGCCGGGTATAAAATAAAGTTCATAGGCGCCTCCGACCTTTGGGTCAATCACTGTTTCCGGTGCGAACCAAATGGCAACTCTCTCGCCGAGGGTCCATGCGAACCAGGCGAAATCGAGTGGTGCATTCACCACTACTTCTTTCCTAATCACTTTCTGATCTGCCGCAGTTTCCAAATCGCTTCCTCCTAAATGTAAAAACTTAGTATTCTTCCATCTTAACATGAGGAATAATCCAAAATGAAGAAAATTCGGAAAAAACTGTTTGCTTGGATGATGAATGTCTAATATGATGAGGAAACAGGAACTACGCTTGTTCCAAAGGGAGTTCTTGGGTTTTGAAGCCTTATGGTCATGGCAAAAAGCACCATCCAATCTGGATGATGCCTAATGGTTCGGTATTAGAATAAGCCTGCTTCTCTAGCTGCTTCAAAGCTATTGCGCGCGAATTGGAAGGGGTCGCCTGTATTTTCCCAGTGCATATACATCAGCCTAGGCTGATCAAATAGCCAATGGTTGTGGACCGCCGTAACGATAATGCCGCGCTTGCGAAGGGCTGTCATGAGCGGGTTGATTTCTTCCTGGAGAACAACG is a genomic window containing:
- a CDS encoding DoxX family protein gives rise to the protein MFNKFLRENKVAAALLAVLRIYLGYAWLTAGYHKITGGFDAAGFLKGAAANPVAGPDGIVYGWYVNFLNAFAIPNVELFNVLIPWGEFLVGLGLILGCLTSAAMFFGLVMNFSFMLAGTVSHNPTDILMGFIILVAGANAGKYGLDRYVLPFINKTVFKKAPQTQE
- the lepB gene encoding signal peptidase I, whose amino-acid sequence is MSWGKSFLIALIIALAIRAFLFSPYIVDGASMEPTLHDHEKIFVNKLGSVQRGDIIVIKGTGENYVKRAIGFPGDSVEVKNDQLFINGKQIKEPYLSENLKEARLLGGKLTGDFGPLTVPKGSLFVMGDNRLKSMDSRNGLGLIKESAVIGKSEFVFFPFSDIRTVE
- a CDS encoding SRPBCC family protein, with the protein product METAADQKVIRKEVVVNAPLDFAWFAWTLGERVAIWFAPETVIDPKVGGAYELYFIPGNKNGMNTSGCKITKLEEKKELYFTWKGPDPFADVMNQENNLTEVRVHFEELGPEQTKVIVNHIGFQEDEAWAEAFEWHTNAWADVLGSLKTALETGKGDLCCQPD
- a CDS encoding GNAT family N-acetyltransferase; this encodes MFPQLETDRLLLREIRSDDAEALFACFSSEEVTRFYGMETMDGLLQAENLIELFSRRYEEKVGIRWGIERKGEAGLIGTIGFNSWNPKNKRAEIGYELHPEHWRKGYVSEALAKVLSYGFEALDLNRIGAVVFPENEASNRLLHKAGFEKEGLLREYMCQNGIAHDTNSYSILKKSFIEAQARQNGEAVPAAN
- a CDS encoding DoxX family protein, with amino-acid sequence MFNSFLRKNDIAAVLLTILRFYLGYAWLTAGYHKLTGGFDAAGFLKGAAANPVQGPDGIVYGWYVEFLNAFAIPNVELFNVLIPWGEFLVGLGLILGCLTSAAMFFGLVMNFSFMLAGTVSHNPTDILMGFIILVAGANAGKYGLDRYVLPFINKTVLKKEKQFQQ